In Amycolatopsis endophytica, the following are encoded in one genomic region:
- a CDS encoding iron-sulfur cluster assembly protein — MVTEEQARRALDTVIDPELDEPITDLGFVRSLEISGAGLTVHLRLPTSFCSPNFAYLMASDARDALSALPGADEVAVFLDDHHDSDLINRGLAADAGYRGTFGDEAEESLDELRAIFRRKAHTAAMERVLTAMLRAGLPEEKLHDVVLGDLPPGSSTAALLRRREALGLSTEPSSPVLVDDEGNQYPREEVPLRLRMARSVRISIEGNAHFCRGLLRTRYPESGADQSPVKEKVS, encoded by the coding sequence ATGGTCACCGAAGAACAGGCCCGCCGCGCGCTGGACACCGTGATCGACCCGGAGCTGGACGAGCCGATCACCGACCTCGGGTTCGTGCGGTCGCTGGAGATCTCCGGCGCCGGGTTGACCGTGCACCTGCGCCTGCCGACGTCGTTCTGCTCCCCGAACTTCGCCTACCTCATGGCTTCCGACGCCCGGGACGCGCTGTCCGCGCTGCCCGGCGCGGACGAGGTGGCGGTGTTCCTCGACGACCACCACGATTCGGACCTCATCAACCGCGGCTTGGCCGCCGACGCCGGCTACCGCGGCACCTTCGGCGACGAGGCCGAGGAAAGCCTGGACGAGCTGCGCGCGATCTTCCGCCGCAAGGCGCACACCGCGGCGATGGAGCGGGTCCTCACCGCGATGCTGCGGGCGGGGCTGCCCGAGGAGAAGCTGCACGACGTCGTCCTCGGGGATCTGCCGCCCGGCTCGTCGACCGCGGCGCTACTGCGGCGACGCGAAGCACTCGGCCTGAGCACGGAACCGTCCTCGCCCGTGCTCGTCGACGACGAGGGAAACCAGTACCCGCGCGAAGAAGTGCCGCTGCGGCTGCGGATGGCGCGGTCGGTGCGCATTTCGATCGAGGGCAACGCCCATTTCTGCCGCGGCCTGCTCCGGACGCGTTATCCGGAGTCCGGGGCGGACCAGTCACCCGTGAAGGAGAAAGTGTCGTGA
- a CDS encoding NAD(P)-dependent alcohol dehydrogenase, whose amino-acid sequence MKAVQVVGYHENLRMTEVPEPRVTGPWDVVVKIGGAGVCRTDIHILEGQWAEKSGVTLPYTIGHENAGWVHAVGSAVTNVAEGDKVIVHPLITCGLCAACRSGDDVHCATSAFPGIDTHGGYAEYLKTSARSVVKIDDSLEPADVAALADAGLTAYHAAAKAARRLRPGDRCLVIGAGGLGHIGIQVLKALTAAELVVVDRNPDAVKLAVSIGADHGVVAEGGYVEEVLELTGGAGAEVVLDFVGEGGATRDGVAMLRRAGDYHVVGYGENIDVPTIDIISAEINFIGNLVGSYTDLCELMVLAAQDKVRLHTAKYPLERFQDALDDLGAGRIRGRAILTP is encoded by the coding sequence GTGAAGGCAGTCCAGGTCGTGGGGTACCACGAGAACCTGCGCATGACGGAGGTGCCGGAGCCGCGGGTGACCGGGCCGTGGGACGTGGTCGTGAAGATCGGCGGCGCCGGGGTGTGCCGCACCGACATCCACATCCTCGAAGGGCAGTGGGCGGAGAAGTCCGGCGTCACCCTGCCCTACACGATCGGTCACGAGAACGCCGGATGGGTGCACGCCGTCGGCAGCGCGGTCACCAACGTGGCGGAAGGCGACAAGGTGATCGTGCACCCGCTGATCACCTGCGGGCTGTGCGCGGCGTGCCGCTCGGGTGACGACGTGCACTGCGCCACGAGCGCGTTCCCCGGCATCGACACCCACGGCGGGTACGCGGAGTATCTGAAGACGTCGGCCCGCAGCGTCGTGAAGATCGACGATTCGCTGGAACCCGCGGACGTCGCGGCGCTGGCCGACGCCGGGCTCACGGCCTACCACGCGGCGGCGAAGGCGGCGCGGCGGTTGCGGCCGGGGGACCGGTGCTTGGTGATCGGCGCGGGCGGCCTCGGGCACATCGGCATCCAGGTGCTCAAGGCGCTGACCGCGGCGGAACTGGTCGTGGTGGACCGCAATCCGGACGCGGTGAAGCTGGCCGTGTCGATCGGTGCGGACCACGGGGTGGTCGCCGAGGGCGGGTACGTCGAGGAGGTGCTGGAGCTGACCGGCGGCGCCGGGGCCGAGGTGGTGCTGGACTTCGTCGGCGAGGGCGGCGCGACGCGGGACGGGGTCGCGATGCTGCGCCGGGCCGGGGACTACCACGTGGTCGGGTACGGCGAGAACATCGACGTGCCCACGATCGACATCATTTCCGCCGAGATCAACTTCATCGGCAATCTCGTCGGGTCCTACACCGACCTGTGCGAGCTGATGGTGCTGGCGGCGCAGGACAAGGTCCGGCTGCACACCGCGAAGTACCCGCTGGAGCGGTTCCAGGACGCGCTGGACGACCTCGGTGCGGGCCGCATCCGGGGGCGGGCGATCCTCACCCCCTGA
- a CDS encoding alpha/beta fold hydrolase, producing MTDVSGLSRAEIAAYSFHDPSKAPVPPAAGEPGPSPDVLALIGYTGPIMTDPTLAGRLATVDLPVRVLWGESDRIVGPGYGRAYAAAIPASTFTLLPRAGHLPQAEAPEETLAALLGEH from the coding sequence ATGACCGACGTGAGCGGCCTGTCGCGGGCCGAAATCGCGGCGTACTCGTTCCACGATCCGAGCAAGGCGCCCGTTCCGCCCGCCGCCGGTGAACCCGGCCCGAGCCCGGACGTCCTGGCCCTGATCGGGTACACCGGTCCCATCATGACCGACCCGACGCTGGCCGGACGCCTCGCGACCGTGGATCTTCCGGTGCGGGTGCTGTGGGGTGAAAGCGACCGCATCGTCGGCCCGGGCTACGGCAGGGCCTACGCCGCGGCCATCCCGGCCTCGACGTTCACCCTGCTGCCCCGCGCCGGTCACCTGCCGCAGGCCGAGGCGCCCGAGGAAACGCTCGCCGCGCTGCTCGGCGAGCACTGA
- a CDS encoding FAD-dependent monooxygenase, with protein MGVAAMTDVLVVGAGPVGLTLACDLARRDVRVRIIDRATAYPAGTRARGVRARTQEVFEDLGVLGRLAGHAEPPLPTRFHDAQGNVVREAVMYDAPPVPGAPYPGSLMVGQQFTEAVLREKLESLGVRVELGTELVRLGQDREHVRASVRIDGQRRDIRARYLVGCDGGGSTVRKEAGISFLGETRERQRMLFGNLQVDGLDASVAHMWANGPGGMLTLVPMPSSGTWFFTAPLPPEGGPEQVSVDTFADIFAERVGLPGVHFRDAIYLSVYQVNIRMVDRYRDGRVLLAGDSAHVHTPAGGQGMNTGIQDAYNLGWKLANVLRGAPDPLLDTYAEERLPIAEHVLASTTARGRFWSGSDSARVSERIVGAFQGRDPFSDVSQLSITYRGAGLARELDDAIGIRAGDRAPDACCADASTGERVRLFDLFRGTHFTLLVFGSRPVPRISGEVHVHRILPAGGQDGDGENVLVDPAGEAHGLYQVDGDGLVLVRPDGYIALTGGSWDDDSVSGYLEHVMGGQALTAAG; from the coding sequence ATGGGGGTTGCAGCAATGACGGATGTGCTGGTCGTCGGTGCCGGGCCGGTGGGGCTCACCCTGGCGTGCGACCTCGCCCGCCGCGACGTCCGGGTGCGGATCATCGACCGTGCCACCGCGTATCCGGCTGGGACGCGGGCTCGCGGTGTCCGGGCCCGCACCCAGGAGGTGTTCGAGGACCTCGGCGTGCTCGGCCGACTGGCCGGGCACGCCGAGCCGCCGCTTCCCACGCGTTTCCACGACGCGCAGGGGAACGTGGTGCGCGAGGCGGTCATGTACGACGCACCGCCGGTGCCCGGCGCGCCCTATCCGGGCAGCCTGATGGTGGGGCAGCAGTTCACCGAGGCCGTCCTGCGCGAGAAGCTGGAATCGCTGGGCGTCCGGGTGGAACTCGGCACCGAACTGGTCCGGCTCGGACAAGATCGTGAGCACGTCAGGGCATCCGTCCGGATCGACGGGCAACGCCGGGACATCCGGGCGCGCTACCTCGTCGGATGCGACGGCGGCGGCAGTACCGTCCGCAAGGAGGCGGGGATCAGCTTCCTCGGCGAAACCCGGGAGCGGCAGCGGATGCTGTTCGGCAACCTCCAGGTCGACGGGCTGGATGCGTCGGTCGCGCACATGTGGGCGAACGGCCCCGGCGGGATGCTGACCCTGGTCCCGATGCCGAGCAGTGGCACGTGGTTCTTCACGGCGCCGCTGCCACCGGAGGGCGGTCCGGAGCAGGTCTCGGTGGACACGTTCGCGGACATCTTCGCGGAGCGGGTCGGGCTGCCCGGAGTGCATTTCCGTGACGCGATCTACCTCTCGGTGTATCAGGTCAACATTCGCATGGTCGACCGGTACCGCGACGGCCGTGTCCTCCTGGCGGGGGACAGCGCCCACGTGCACACGCCGGCGGGCGGACAGGGCATGAACACCGGAATCCAGGATGCCTACAACCTCGGCTGGAAACTGGCGAACGTCCTGCGCGGGGCGCCCGATCCGCTGCTGGACACCTATGCGGAGGAGCGCCTGCCGATCGCCGAGCACGTGCTGGCCTCGACCACGGCCCGGGGCAGGTTCTGGAGCGGCAGCGACTCCGCGCGGGTGTCGGAGCGCATCGTCGGCGCGTTCCAGGGCCGGGATCCGTTCAGCGACGTCAGCCAGCTGAGCATCACCTACCGGGGCGCCGGCCTGGCCCGCGAGCTGGACGACGCGATCGGCATCCGCGCCGGCGACCGGGCCCCGGACGCCTGCTGCGCCGACGCGTCGACCGGCGAGCGGGTGCGGTTGTTCGATCTGTTCCGCGGCACGCATTTCACGCTGCTCGTCTTCGGTTCCCGGCCCGTGCCGCGGATCAGCGGCGAAGTCCACGTGCATCGCATTCTCCCCGCGGGAGGCCAGGACGGCGACGGGGAGAACGTGCTCGTCGACCCGGCGGGGGAGGCGCACGGCCTCTACCAGGTCGACGGCGACGGTCTCGTGCTGGTCCGTCCCGACGGCTACATCGCGCTCACCGGAGGCAGCTGGGACGACGATTCGGTGTCCGGCTACCTCGAACACGTGATGGGCGGCCAAGCGTTGACCGCCGCAGGTTGA
- a CDS encoding ClpP family protease yields the protein MTLRILPSASASASLDDSVYEQLLRDRIVFLGSEVTDAVANRITAQLLLLAADDPRKDITFYINSPGGSVTAGMAIYDTMRLVQPDVSTWGLGFVASMGQFLLSSGTPGKRYLLPNTRIVMHQPSAGIGGEATDIAIQAEVFGRMKRRLAEITARQTGQPVERITADADRDRWFDAEEALAYGFVDHIVGAGEEAVSA from the coding sequence ATGACTCTGCGAATCCTCCCGTCGGCCAGTGCTTCGGCGTCGCTGGACGACTCGGTGTACGAACAGCTGCTGCGTGACCGGATCGTGTTCCTCGGCTCCGAGGTGACCGACGCCGTCGCCAACCGGATCACCGCCCAGCTGCTGTTGCTGGCGGCCGACGACCCGCGCAAGGACATCACCTTCTACATCAACTCGCCGGGCGGTTCGGTCACCGCGGGCATGGCGATCTACGACACGATGCGGCTGGTGCAGCCGGACGTGTCGACATGGGGGCTGGGCTTCGTGGCGTCGATGGGGCAGTTCCTGCTGTCGTCGGGGACGCCGGGAAAGCGCTATCTGCTGCCGAACACGCGCATCGTGATGCACCAGCCGTCGGCGGGCATCGGCGGGGAGGCGACCGACATCGCGATCCAGGCTGAGGTCTTCGGCAGGATGAAGCGCCGCCTCGCGGAAATCACCGCGCGGCAGACGGGCCAGCCGGTGGAGCGCATCACGGCGGACGCGGACCGCGACCGCTGGTTCGACGCGGAAGAGGCGCTGGCGTACGGATTCGTGGACCACATCGTGGGAGCGGGGGAGGAGGCGGTGAGCGCGTAG
- a CDS encoding TIGR03085 family metal-binding protein, whose amino-acid sequence MGVAAEERRQLSLLLDRTGPDAPTLCEGWLTRDLAAHLVVRESRPDAALGILLPPLAAYTQRVQDGIAAQPWARLVDRVRRGPAWYWPTSIGALDELTNSAEFLVHHEDVRRGRPGWEPRPADPVRDAAAWNAARRTGKLSLRKVPVGVRLRTTDGRETVAKSGAEEVTVTGDPVELLLFVFGRDAVQVSFDGDPGAVDRLQAAGRGI is encoded by the coding sequence ATGGGTGTCGCCGCCGAGGAACGTCGTCAGTTGAGCCTGCTGCTGGACCGGACCGGGCCCGACGCGCCCACCCTGTGCGAGGGGTGGCTGACCCGGGACCTGGCCGCGCACCTGGTCGTGCGCGAGAGCCGCCCGGACGCCGCGCTCGGCATTCTCCTCCCGCCGCTGGCCGCCTACACCCAGCGCGTGCAGGACGGGATTGCCGCGCAGCCGTGGGCCCGGCTCGTCGACCGCGTCCGCAGGGGGCCCGCGTGGTACTGGCCGACGTCGATCGGCGCACTGGACGAACTCACCAACAGCGCCGAGTTCCTGGTGCACCACGAGGACGTCCGCCGCGGCCGGCCCGGCTGGGAACCACGTCCGGCCGACCCGGTCCGCGACGCCGCCGCCTGGAACGCCGCCCGCCGCACGGGCAAACTGAGCCTGCGCAAGGTGCCGGTCGGCGTCCGGCTGCGCACCACCGACGGACGGGAGACGGTCGCCAAGAGCGGCGCCGAGGAGGTCACGGTCACCGGCGATCCGGTCGAGCTGCTGCTGTTCGTCTTCGGCCGCGACGCGGTGCAGGTCTCCTTCGACGGCGATCCGGGTGCCGTCGACCGCCTGCAGGCCGCGGGGCGCGGGATCTAG
- a CDS encoding GTP-binding protein, with translation MASEDCDPRLGSAVKILVAGGFGVGKTTLVGAVSEIRPLRTEEVLSDLSSGVDDLDGLADKTTTTVAIDFGRITLNADLVLYLFGTPGQQRFWFMWDELARGALGAVVLADTRRLDSSFPAVDFFEHRGLPFVVGVNCFDNAPLYSAREVREALDLDDRIPVIHCDARRREPAKNVLSTLLEHLLERAPAAGQR, from the coding sequence ATGGCATCCGAAGACTGTGACCCCCGGCTGGGTTCGGCGGTGAAGATCCTCGTCGCGGGCGGGTTCGGCGTCGGCAAGACGACGCTCGTGGGGGCGGTCAGCGAAATCCGCCCGCTGCGCACCGAAGAGGTCCTGTCCGACCTCTCGTCCGGTGTGGACGATCTGGATGGACTGGCGGACAAGACCACCACCACGGTGGCGATCGACTTCGGGCGGATCACCCTGAACGCGGACCTCGTGCTGTACCTGTTCGGCACGCCGGGGCAGCAGCGGTTCTGGTTCATGTGGGACGAGCTCGCGCGGGGCGCGCTGGGCGCGGTGGTGCTGGCCGATACGCGGCGGCTGGACAGCAGTTTCCCCGCCGTGGACTTCTTCGAGCACCGCGGCCTGCCGTTCGTGGTCGGCGTCAACTGCTTCGACAACGCCCCGCTCTACAGCGCACGCGAGGTCCGCGAGGCACTCGACCTGGACGACCGGATCCCCGTGATCCACTGCGACGCCCGCCGTCGCGAACCGGCGAAGAACGTGCTGTCGACGCTGCTGGAACACCTGCTGGAACGGGCGCCGGCCGCGGGTCAGCGCTAG
- a CDS encoding DUF742 domain-containing protein has translation MSPDDAAGPLVRPYFLTGGRSRPARGDLELITLVVAVTDRVREAVSPEHARIVRLCTRPCSVAEVSALMNLPLMVVKVMLSDLIDRGYLIHRPPPPATAAPNRELLQAVLDGIRRL, from the coding sequence ATGAGTCCCGACGACGCGGCCGGCCCCCTTGTCCGGCCGTACTTCCTCACCGGCGGCCGCAGCAGGCCGGCCCGTGGCGATCTGGAACTGATCACGCTCGTGGTCGCGGTCACCGACCGCGTGCGCGAGGCCGTGAGCCCCGAACACGCGCGGATCGTACGGCTGTGCACGCGGCCGTGCTCGGTGGCGGAGGTGTCCGCGCTGATGAACCTGCCGCTGATGGTGGTGAAGGTGATGTTGTCCGACCTGATCGACCGTGGCTACCTCATCCACCGGCCACCGCCTCCGGCGACGGCGGCCCCGAACCGGGAACTCCTCCAGGCGGTCCTTGATGGCATCCGAAGACTGTGA
- a CDS encoding roadblock/LC7 domain-containing protein, giving the protein MDHPSRTQDLNWLLDDFVGRVAPVDRAVLLSADGLLMGRSRDLSDEDGEHLSAVASAFQSLSRGTARHFDGGGVRQTLIEMDNVFLFVMAAGRGACLATLAEREADLGLVAYEMNRLVKRVGTTLSAPPRPVAEAVNGGAHDSR; this is encoded by the coding sequence GTGGACCATCCCAGTAGGACCCAGGACCTCAACTGGCTGCTCGACGACTTCGTCGGCCGGGTGGCCCCCGTCGACCGGGCGGTGCTGCTGTCCGCCGACGGGCTGCTGATGGGCCGATCCCGTGATCTGTCCGATGAGGACGGTGAGCACCTGTCCGCCGTGGCCTCGGCGTTCCAGAGCCTGTCCCGCGGCACCGCGCGCCACTTCGACGGGGGCGGCGTGCGGCAGACGCTGATCGAGATGGACAACGTGTTCCTGTTCGTGATGGCGGCGGGGCGGGGCGCCTGCCTGGCCACGCTCGCGGAGCGCGAGGCCGATCTGGGCCTGGTCGCCTACGAGATGAACCGCCTGGTCAAACGCGTCGGCACCACCCTGTCGGCGCCGCCGCGTCCCGTCGCCGAGGCCGTGAACGGCGGGGCCCATGACTCGCGATGA
- a CDS encoding sensor histidine kinase, translated as MSRKSSKRISLRVRVLTIALIPSVVLLAAGIGINTFLILRAVQQREDAELLSRGYSMAVPFMPLMTEERRASLAVAAAPTVENRAALDRARAGFTQLMTRFGAISTEVAGAVPPRARAAIGRFVASMGQVPVIRQRLDEGQSSREEVSATYNSIADAMIVAADAIGQDSTYRDVALQRSTASALMAVSDWLERSHALASAAYQDNGLTAAELDEFNLLTRAYHVDLLALRDRLPQAQRDKVTALLASPEWALLGRVEDSVIRQGFDPRSASATTAPSLPVTAREWTGAAQRSSAAISALGLGDLGALAAGTERVSADDALLRSIVIAAASLLLALVVLLLAVRMGNDLVRRLRRLHRDTVEADRRLPRVLDRIRLGEQVDVTREVPALDYGGDEVGEVATAFGTAQRSAVAAAVAEARLREGTNQVFLNIARRSQAVVHRQLQVLDRAERGADDPDQVELLYQLDHLSTRERRNAENLIILGGGQLTRQWRDPVPLLDIVRSAVAETEQYNRITFGTVPELPVLGRAVADLVHLLAELADNAISFSPPESRIEVRGNPVGKGAVVEIDDQGLGMPEEECARLNAMFRDPPDFGVMALTSDTRIGFFVVARLARRHSIRVSLVESSYGGIRAVVLIPNSALAAGDGNPPAEWFDHLPVAVPESRSAEPEPPPRRNWPAAEPPADGERPPLPKRRRRASLAPQLLTEPEPDTGAGDTETTAVRARNLMTAYQDGTRRGRADDDPWPARGETRSGPSQ; from the coding sequence TTGTCGAGAAAATCATCGAAACGCATTTCCCTGCGGGTGCGCGTGCTGACGATCGCGCTCATTCCGAGCGTGGTGCTGCTGGCCGCGGGCATCGGCATCAACACGTTCCTGATCCTGCGTGCGGTGCAGCAACGCGAGGACGCGGAGCTGCTCAGCCGCGGGTACAGCATGGCCGTGCCGTTCATGCCGCTGATGACCGAGGAGCGCCGCGCCAGCCTGGCCGTCGCCGCGGCGCCGACCGTCGAGAACCGGGCCGCCCTGGACCGCGCCCGCGCCGGGTTCACGCAGCTGATGACGCGGTTCGGGGCCATCTCGACCGAGGTCGCCGGCGCGGTGCCGCCGCGGGCGCGTGCCGCCATCGGGCGGTTCGTCGCGTCCATGGGCCAGGTGCCGGTGATCCGGCAGCGCCTCGACGAGGGCCAGTCCTCCCGCGAGGAGGTCTCCGCGACCTACAACTCGATCGCCGACGCGATGATCGTCGCCGCCGACGCCATCGGCCAGGACTCGACCTACCGGGACGTCGCGCTGCAGCGCTCCACCGCCTCGGCGCTGATGGCGGTGTCCGACTGGCTCGAACGCAGCCACGCCCTCGCGTCGGCGGCCTACCAGGACAATGGTCTGACCGCCGCCGAACTCGATGAGTTCAACCTGCTCACCCGCGCCTACCACGTCGATTTGCTCGCCCTGCGGGACCGGCTGCCGCAGGCCCAGCGCGACAAGGTCACGGCGCTGCTCGCCTCACCGGAGTGGGCGCTGCTCGGACGCGTCGAGGATTCGGTGATCCGGCAGGGCTTCGACCCGCGCTCGGCCTCGGCGACCACCGCGCCCTCCCTGCCGGTGACCGCGCGGGAGTGGACCGGCGCCGCCCAGCGCTCCTCGGCCGCGATCAGCGCGCTCGGGCTCGGTGACCTCGGCGCGCTGGCCGCGGGCACGGAACGGGTTTCGGCCGATGACGCGCTGCTCCGGTCGATCGTGATCGCGGCCGCGAGCCTGCTGCTCGCGCTCGTCGTGCTGCTGCTGGCCGTGCGGATGGGCAACGATCTGGTCCGTCGCCTGCGCCGCCTGCACCGTGACACCGTCGAGGCCGACCGCCGTCTGCCGCGCGTGCTGGACCGGATCCGGCTCGGTGAGCAGGTCGACGTGACACGCGAGGTCCCGGCGCTGGACTACGGCGGCGACGAGGTCGGCGAGGTCGCCACCGCGTTCGGCACAGCCCAGCGCAGCGCGGTCGCGGCCGCCGTTGCCGAGGCGCGCCTGCGGGAGGGCACCAACCAGGTGTTCCTCAACATCGCACGGCGCAGCCAGGCCGTCGTGCACCGGCAGCTGCAGGTGCTCGACCGGGCCGAGCGCGGCGCCGACGACCCGGACCAGGTGGAGCTGCTCTACCAGCTGGACCACCTGAGCACGCGTGAGCGCCGCAACGCCGAGAACCTGATCATCCTCGGCGGCGGGCAGCTGACCCGCCAGTGGCGGGACCCGGTGCCGCTGCTGGACATCGTGCGCAGCGCGGTCGCCGAAACCGAGCAGTACAACCGGATCACCTTCGGCACCGTGCCCGAGCTGCCGGTGCTCGGCCGGGCGGTCGCCGACCTCGTGCACCTGCTCGCCGAACTGGCCGACAACGCGATCTCGTTCTCGCCGCCGGAATCGCGCATCGAGGTGCGCGGCAACCCGGTCGGCAAGGGCGCGGTCGTGGAGATCGACGATCAGGGGCTGGGCATGCCGGAGGAGGAGTGCGCCCGCCTCAACGCGATGTTCCGCGATCCGCCCGACTTCGGCGTGATGGCGCTGACGTCGGACACACGCATCGGATTCTTCGTGGTGGCCCGCCTCGCGCGGCGGCACTCGATCCGGGTGTCGCTGGTGGAGTCCTCCTACGGCGGGATCCGCGCGGTCGTGCTGATCCCCAACTCGGCGCTCGCCGCGGGTGACGGCAACCCGCCCGCCGAGTGGTTCGACCATCTGCCGGTGGCCGTACCGGAAAGCCGCAGCGCGGAACCGGAACCGCCGCCGCGGCGGAACTGGCCCGCGGCCGAACCACCCGCCGACGGTGAACGGCCGCCGCTGCCGAAACGGCGCCGCCGAGCGAGTCTCGCCCCGCAGCTGCTCACCGAACCGGAACCGGACACTGGCGCGGGCGACACCGAGACCACGGCCGTGCGCGCGCGGAACCTGATGACGGCCTACCAGGACGGCACCCGGCGCGGGCGTGCCGACGACGACCCGTGGCCCGCGAGAGGAGAAACGAGAAGTGGACCATCCCAGTAG
- a CDS encoding DUF305 domain-containing protein: MRSLIVLLGLVLVACGTAPASTGGNAADIRFAQEMVPHHEQSVRLARLAEQRAESEFVRTTAHEIAEEETAEIARMNGWLRAWHAETSGHAGHPMPGMLPDTTITALEDTYGAEFDRGWLTTMAQHLGAGVEMARAVLSRGEHAETRALAGEIVREQQAQIAEINDQLSR; encoded by the coding sequence ATGCGTTCATTGATCGTGCTGCTCGGACTCGTGCTCGTCGCCTGCGGGACCGCTCCGGCGAGCACCGGCGGCAACGCGGCCGACATCCGCTTCGCGCAGGAAATGGTTCCCCACCACGAACAGTCGGTGCGGCTGGCCCGGCTCGCCGAACAGCGGGCCGAGTCGGAGTTCGTACGCACCACCGCGCACGAGATCGCCGAGGAGGAGACCGCCGAAATCGCGCGGATGAACGGCTGGCTGCGGGCCTGGCACGCCGAAACGAGCGGGCATGCCGGTCACCCCATGCCCGGCATGCTCCCCGACACCACGATCACCGCGCTGGAGGACACCTACGGCGCCGAGTTCGACCGCGGCTGGCTCACCACCATGGCCCAGCACCTGGGCGCGGGCGTGGAAATGGCCCGCGCCGTGCTTTCCCGCGGCGAGCACGCGGAAACCCGTGCGCTCGCCGGAGAGATCGTGCGGGAACAGCAGGCCCAGATCGCCGAGATCAACGACCAGTTGTCCCGCTGA
- a CDS encoding CAP domain-containing protein, with product MSPRILRRRPVFVALAVLAGVALAAGAVLAFDGLPGGDEQPVHAAAVRSPAPPPVPSSTPPTTTTTPPPPPPPPPTTTTPPPPPSTTTPPPPRPGTTSKRATTTTKAGTSAAGQVLALVNQERAAAGCAALTADSRLATAARKHSDDMSARGYFSHTTPEGTSFADRITAAGYPSPGAENIAKGSTTAEQTMRMWMNSDGHRRNILNCSYHKLGVGVATSGWYWTQDFGF from the coding sequence GTGTCCCCCCGAATTCTCCGGCGCAGACCCGTGTTCGTGGCCCTCGCGGTGCTGGCCGGCGTCGCGCTCGCGGCGGGCGCTGTGCTCGCCTTCGATGGCCTTCCCGGCGGTGACGAGCAGCCGGTGCACGCCGCCGCCGTGCGGAGTCCCGCTCCGCCTCCGGTCCCGAGCAGCACGCCACCCACGACGACGACCACCCCGCCGCCACCACCGCCGCCGCCGCCCACCACGACGACTCCGCCGCCTCCGCCGAGCACCACCACTCCCCCTCCCCCGCGGCCGGGCACGACCTCGAAACGTGCCACGACCACCACGAAAGCCGGCACCTCCGCGGCAGGCCAGGTTCTCGCGCTGGTCAACCAGGAACGCGCCGCCGCCGGATGCGCCGCGCTCACCGCCGACTCCCGGCTCGCCACGGCCGCCCGGAAACACAGCGACGACATGTCCGCGCGCGGGTACTTCTCCCACACCACACCGGAAGGCACGAGTTTCGCCGACCGGATCACAGCCGCCGGCTACCCGAGCCCGGGCGCGGAGAACATCGCGAAGGGCTCCACGACGGCCGAGCAGACCATGCGGATGTGGATGAACTCCGACGGGCACCGGCGCAACATCCTCAACTGCTCCTACCACAAGCTCGGTGTGGGCGTCGCGACTTCGGGCTGGTACTGGACGCAGGATTTCGGTTTCTAG
- a CDS encoding type II toxin-antitoxin system VapC family toxin, translating to MERTGESAGSQDAAVTWLAVDRLPVTDEHGLLAGSLEWEDRNPFDRMTAAQCRRESLPLATADEAFRSLSKVQVLW from the coding sequence GTGGAGCGGACGGGTGAAAGCGCAGGAAGCCAAGACGCGGCTGTCACATGGTTGGCGGTGGACAGGCTTCCGGTGACGGACGAGCACGGTCTGCTCGCGGGCTCCCTGGAGTGGGAGGACCGGAATCCGTTCGACCGGATGACCGCCGCGCAGTGCAGGAGGGAATCACTGCCGTTGGCAACCGCCGACGAAGCGTTCCGGTCCCTGTCGAAAGTTCAGGTGCTCTGGTGA
- a CDS encoding DUF6314 family protein — MIVPRGASSPGGIPPEARLFAILPGQWTISRTLPGVGGMTGVARFRAAGPDLLHYREDGHLTRHDGPPLEVFREYHYRLEPGLIRICFAEPGPPRTFHVLRMDGKVASDVHLCGQDTYTGHYEFPDDDHFAVRMRVCGPRKDYSIETTYQRAR, encoded by the coding sequence GTGATCGTCCCGCGTGGCGCATCCAGCCCCGGCGGGATCCCGCCGGAGGCGCGGTTGTTCGCGATCCTGCCGGGACAGTGGACGATCAGCCGGACGCTGCCCGGCGTGGGCGGCATGACCGGCGTCGCCCGGTTCCGCGCCGCCGGGCCGGATTTGCTGCACTACCGGGAGGACGGGCACCTCACCCGGCACGACGGGCCGCCCCTGGAAGTCTTCCGCGAGTACCATTACCGCCTGGAGCCGGGCCTGATCCGCATCTGCTTCGCCGAACCCGGACCGCCCCGGACCTTCCACGTGCTGCGCATGGACGGCAAGGTCGCCTCGGACGTGCACCTGTGCGGCCAGGACACCTATACCGGGCACTACGAGTTCCCGGACGACGACCACTTCGCCGTCCGGATGCGGGTCTGCGGGCCCCGCAAGGACTATTCGATCGAGACGACCTACCAGCGCGCCCGGTGA